GCCAAGCGTCAACGGAGCAGTATGGGTGCCCAAACTCACTTCCACAAACCAGTCATGAGGTCCCCAAATGTCTAAGCTGCAGATCCACCCTGCGAGGGGGAACTTGCAAAAGGGAACGACAAAGACGCCTTTGCCCCTCGGTCAGTGGAATTTTGCTGTCATTCGCCTGTCAAACAGGACCCCTGGTGGACCCTGACGTTTGCAGGTGTCAATATCCAACGTTGGCGGCGCCGATCAGAACGACAACGGTGTTGACGGCGTGGTCAAGGGATGCCGGCAGGCACTCCGTGACTtaccccgccccctccatctccgtGAAATATCCACAGCGCCAAACAGGGGTCGGGCTGACGTCACCGATAAGCTTCTGAGATGGTGAGATCCTGAGACGGCCTTTTGAGGCGATCTCTTTCCCAGCTGGCTCAAGAGGGAGATCGAGAAGATGTAGTCGTCTGTGCGAAAAACAATTCTCACTGAGAATCTGacaaaaaagagaaagggtGTAGGAGTCATGCAGACCGCTGCATGCAAGAGATAAAAAAGAGTCAGTCGTCCCGTCTCTAGGTGTCCCAACATGTTGTGATCTATCAAGCGAGCCAATACCGGACGGAGCGCCTTGCATCCAGCTCTGCTGCAATCGATGCATACATGGGGGGTCAACTGATCCCTTGATGCATGTACTCGATGCCCTTGTCGCCCGGTTGAAGAGCCCCCAGCTTGCGAGGGTGAAAAGTTCATCCCAACGCTGAAGCCTGCaagttgttgctgatggtcAGCCATGAACAGCATCCATGATGCCTAGACGAGACAGCAGCGCGTGTCATACGGACGGCCTTTCGCTCGGCATTGGATTCCAATGTACACCGCTACACTGACTGTTCAGTGCCTGAGAAAACCTGGCCATGTGTCCACCCGGGGAAGCTTGCCTGCTGCATAGCAGAACCTCGATGGGCTTCCAATAACTTCCATCTCTCAACTCAGCAGCAGAGGTAGGATGCTAAGGCAGGTCGACAACGCTACTGCGGCTTCAGGGGCATGAAGCACTGCTTGCGAAGCTTAAATGCATCTTAGTGTGTTAAAAGTGTACAGCCGCATAGGTATGGCCATCTGTGTCGGTTGGTGATTGGTGATTGTAAAAACTGGAAATGGCGTAAAAAGGTTGAAGGGAACTCTGGAAGTCTCAGGTCGTCTTCCGTGCCTCTACCCCACGCTCCCCAAGCTAGCAAAAGGTCTGGACCCTCCAATCAGGTATCTTAGGGAGCCTACGCCCCCCTGGTTCTAGCTACCCGTCCAAGGCTTTAGCGGTGCCTTTCTCGGAAAGGAAACTGGAGCCCCTCCGTCACCGACTTAGCTTGAGACCTTACCTCGGGCTGCCCCTCGTGCCACAGCATACAACAAAGCTTGACTGTTGACAAACACAACACCCACCGCCTCGACTGACTTTTCCTCTCTACGAAACTTGAAATTTTTACTTTTAGATTCTCTTCCGGCGGCATTGATCCCAACGCTTGCAACCACTCGTACTTGTTTCGTCTAGTTCCACTACCATCGACGCTCTCTCCGCTTGCGCCAGACTCGACAACATGTAAGTCGATTCTTTTTACCTTTTATCACGTCAAACGCTCCTGGTGACAGGTTACTCACGAACACCAGGCGCATCACGCTCACAATCACAAACGCCGAAACCCAGGCGGACGACCAGGACCTCCTGTCTCTGGACGTCTACCCGGAGATGACCATCGAGACCCTCCGAAGCTCGATCCAAGTCGAAACCggccacccctccacctcccaacaCCTGTACCATAATGGCAAGCTCATCAACGACAATTCCAAGACACTGGCCGAATTGAACGTCGACGATGGCGACATGATGGCCCTCCACGTTCGCGACATCCGTGGTAGCACCGGAATCCCAACAGGACAGGGGGAAGCAGGACCATCTCGTCAGCAAGCGCAGGCGCCTTCAGGAGCACAGGACCCCGAGACCGTCCGTCTTCAGATTCTGGGCAACCCAGCTCTTCGGCGAGAGGTGGAGAACTCATCACCACAGTGGGCTGGTGCGCTGGACGATCCGGTCAGGTTCGCCCAAATCTTCAACAGCCAGTATGATGTTGAGAGGCGGGAGCGGGCTGAGCGCCACCGGATGATTGCGAGGCTGAATGAGGATCCGTTTGATGTGGAAGCTCAAAGGAAGATCGAAGAAATGATCCGGCAAGAGCGTGTCATGGAGAACCTTCAAAATGCCATTGAGCATAACCCCGAGGGTAGGTTCCTTTGACTATCTGTACCAGCGGTTCTTACAAGAGCACCTCTCTAACAAAATGTCAGTTTTCGGTTATGTGCATATGCTGTACCTCGACGTCGAGGTCAACGGGCACAAGGTCAAGGCTCTTGTTGACTCTGGCGCTCAGGCCACTATCATGAGCCCGAGTTGTGCTGAAGCCTGCGGTATCATGAGGCTGGTTGACAGGCGGTTTGCTGGTATCGCTAAGGGTGTCGGGACAGCCAACATTCTCGGCCGTGTCCACTCGGCCCAAATAAAGATTGGccctctctttcttcccTGCAGCTTCACAGTCATGGAGGGTAAGACGGTGGAGCTCCTGCTCGGCTTGGACATGTTGAAGCGTTATCAGGCTTGCATCGACCTGGCCAAGAACGCGCTGGTCATCcagggggaggttgtgccCTTCTTGGGAGAGGCTGACATCCCGAGGGATGTTGAGGAGCAAGTACAAAAAGAGCCAACTGCTCCCGGTCCCGCCGGTACTACGATCGGCCAACGGACCGGAGCTGTCACTGCCCCAGGTGCTCCGGCTCCTGGTTCACCAGTCCCTCAGGCTGAGGCACCACCTGCTGCTCCCGCCGCAGTGCCCGTTCAACCCTCCCGGCctcagccacagcagcaacagccatcaccacaacaacaacagcagcagcagcagcaaacttCGCGATTCCCCCGGGAGCATATCGAGCAGCTCAAGGCTCTGGGGGCCTCGGAGCAGCAGGCTATTCAGGCCTTGGAGGCTACTGGTGGTAATGTTGAGTATGCTGCCAGCTTGATTTTCGAGGCTTAAGAGGGATTATGGGATCTGGTGCCATGCCGAACTCCTGGATCGTTGGCGCAAAGCTTTCGTAGGTAGCATAGCGTGTTTTTTTGAACTTGCGCTCGGTTTGTGATAGATGTTTCGGACCTAcgtgggtttttttttttgctggaATTATACACACAAAAACAAGAcgggaaaagagagaaaagtcCTCTTTAGAATTGGGGGTCAGGGAAGTAGCGTTTGGGCAGGAATTGATGAGCTTGTGTGTGCCAACCTATCTATCTACCGAACTTCACGTCGAGCCTCACAAGGTCAAACAACGCTCATTCATATCTAAACCCCGTTTGTTTTCTCTTACTGGATCCCATAACTTGACGTATCTTGCCGTACCTAATTGCCTTTGCTTTTATCTACCACtaccatcacccccatgCATACCCTACCTACAACAAAAAGAATCTACCTCAACTTGTAAACACAAGGCTTCAAaatcgccatctccctcctcttcctctcctcctcctccctctgctccctcccTGTCCCCACAAACTTCTTCCtattctccaccacctccgccctcgtctctctctccttcttcctatCCTTGAACCCACCCAACGCCCCAAACCCCCTATCCTTCCCCAACCGACTCGCATTCGgccccagcttcttctccacctccctctgctccttGAACCGCGCCTCCCGTTCCAGCGCCTTGGGGTCAGAGCACTTCCCCACCAGCGCAGGCGCAGCCTTGACAAAGCTCATCCTAACAAACATCTTATTGCTCATATCAACCGCATGTTCCCCCATATCCCTATTCAgcaaaaaccccctcccctgcaGCGCAGCCACAAAAGCCGAAATATCCGTGCTGCTCGATTTTTGAACGGGGGGCACATCCCCATCGACATGCTCCGCCAACTCGGCCAAATCAgccgcctcctcttcaacaagctGCTTAGCATTCGGCTTGTTGTTCTTCCTCCTGTTGCCCACGGAGTGTGACACAACCTTTGCCGGCTGCGTCGTTCCTGACCCGCCAGGGCTGGAAAACCTGGATTTAATCTCCGCCACCCAGAGCTCCCCCTTCCAACGAAGAATCCGATACGCCTCCTCGATGAAATCAGTCCAGTTCGTCCCCATCAACGCAAGGCAAAAAACCACCACGTCCACCGTCCCAGGCTCAAGCGGGAGGTTGGCAATGTCGGCTTTGGTGACCAGGGGGTTGCCCCCCGTTTGGAGGTCAAAGCTGTGGATCTGGAGCTTCGACTTTTTGAGAAGCGGTTGGAGGGTGGCGGCTAGCTTCGCGTCGCCGCAGCCTAGGTCGGCGATGGTGCAGATTTTGGTGGAAAAGTCCCTcgggagggggatggcggttgggagggcggggtgggatttgggtggttggcggaggggggcgCGGGTCTTGATGTCAGAGATGTAAATGTCGACTGGGTTTTCGGGCCAGACTTCGACTTGGCGGCGGAAGCCTTCGTGGTATTCGGAAAACAtttcgggggaggtggaaaagagggaaaaggatTCTTTGGAGGGGCGGGTGTAGAGGGTTTCGTTTAGGTGGCGGAAGCGGGCCGAGATGAGCTTTTCGCGCAtggaggcttggaggggggtgagttTGGGGCCtggggcgggggttggggcagctggttttggtggtggtgctgtggctCTGGTTTGGGCATCGTTGTCGACCTTCGGGGGTTGTtgcttcttgtctttcttgttcttcttgccggtggcggtgtcttgggcggcggcgggtgtGGGCTTCGGGGTcttgtcttcctcgtcgtcgaagCCATTGAAGCCATCCTCGGCGTTCTCAGATGGGGCTAcagacttcttcttttgcttctgctccttggccttcttggggGTGTTGTCCTCGCTCTTCTCTTCAGCTTGGGCGGTATGCTTGGGGGCGGGCTGATGGTCTGTCTTCTGGCGCTTTGCCTCCTGCTTGCTCCGCGGCTTGGTCCCTGGCTTGGGAGCCTCCTTGTGCTCGATGACTTGGTCCCAGAGATCAGCAAAGTTGTCGGCCGTCACATTCTGCTGGTTCGGTCTTTTGCGCTTCCTTGCAGGTTTCGAGGCCGGGGCGGGAGCGGCATTCACCGGAACGGCACCGTTCTCGGTCTCgatcttgagcttctcggccgagATACTCAGGCCTTTGACGGGAAACATGATGGCAGTCGAAAGAACTGGCAGTTGGACTGGATTGGTGGCTGGCCGCAGTTGCGCTGGCAGTCTGTTGTCTGTCGCCTGTTGCTGTCGTCCAAAAGACGAAGAAAAATTTAGTGGGGCCAGGATCGGCAAGCCGTCAGCCCCCACATTGGGGTTAAAGCTTGAGTGGACCGTGCGGTGGAGATCAACGGCCCAAGCTCCCGTGAGGGTGTCCCGTGAAGTTTCacaaccatcttcttcgaACATGCCTCGGTTTCCCACCCCAAATTAACAATCATATGCTGTGTCCCTCCCGCCTCTGtgcttcttcagccttgcGGCCGAAACTGACAGCTGATCCCTGGACTCTTTGTCCGGTTTGGGACAtgcaacgacaacaacggaGGTGTCATCCGGTTTGGCCGATGTTGAAGAGAATCCCCTCACAGAATCCCAGGCCCGTTTTTTTGAAGCTTGGGGCATCAGTTGATCGTGGAGCTTAGTTATTCGATGTCCTGATCCAATCCAGCATATGTCAGTTCTCGATCATCATACATCTTGACCATTCTCGTCGAGAACCTCGCATCCTCGGCCGTCAATGCATTCTGCCGTGCATCTATCTCCCCAGCATCTCTCCGTGCTTACTTTTTTCTACTGTACCTCGAGTTCGAAGCTACCTATGCAGGACCCCGGGCTCgccgcacacacacacacacacacaacgcAACTTCACATGTCTTTTGTCTTGGTTATCCAAAGCAATCTCGCAGATCCAGTGTTTGACACAGATTGAAGCCAGAATAAGACCGGAAGTATTAAGACGGCCCGCGGGATACACAGCATTTTTCTATACAAAGAAAGCCAGTCTGGGTTTGCAGTGCGACTTGTTCATGGGGAGTATCGGCCCTTTACAGCTTCTGATGGCCACAAAATTTGGTGCCATGATACCAAAGAGCACTTGGCAACCGTTTCGGCTTCTCGCTCACCGTTACCACGCCAAGATTTACTAGTCATGGACGGTCGTTGAGCGGGCGCCCGGAGGTGTTCGATGTTGCAGTTTACTTTTTTGAATATCCATAGAGCGGCAGTCGGAGCTGAAAAGCCCTATCATGTGAAGAGATGCATGATAATTTAGGCATGGAAGCCGCAGAGAATATTCCATAGATTAACGAGGCGGGATGTTTGGTTGGGACAGAGGAACTTGTGCtcttgatggaggggagcaaGAGTGGGGGATTATCGGGATATGCTTGGTCCATCCCATCACCCTATCCACCTCCACTCAGGAGTTCACACACTCTTCTTCATACACTCACCAGTTTCGTTTCTGCATCTTGTTATCACCTACACTAGTTTGCGTCACACGGCACCACCTCGACCCTGACCTTGAACGGTAGGACGGCTTGACGCCACAGAGCTGCAGACCAACTCGAAAGCGTCCATCTTCATGTCATAAAACTGCAGCGGTGTTCCTGGTCCGCTCGTGTCACGCTGTCACATCCCCACCGAGTTTAGTTTGAGGTCCATAGTACGGTACTAGGTGAACTGACTGACAGGTAGCGCGGGCTACACaacggcagcagcggcaacgCCGGCATCAGACTCGTCCCGAGGGATATACCATTATACCTGACGTGtcgaaggaggggagggttaCTTTTTTAGAACGCCCGTGGTGACGATGGACGGGACGGTTTGTTCCCGTCCCCCAGAGCTGGACTGACAGAGAAGTGTACCTGACCTTGTGAGACTGAGAGCTGGAGCGCGcgggggggcggggggggcATCTTGAGGGGACATtcaccctccatcatcctGTCAAGGCGCCACAGCTGCACATGGAGCACGCATACAGGCTGCATCAGCTAACCTGTAGGTCCCGCAACTTCACCGTTCTGGCCCATGGTCTGGTGTTAGGGGACTGTAGGAAAGTGGCGCCAATCTCTTGGCCCGTTGAGGCTGCCCCACCTCACGATGCTTGCCCAGCTCTCCAGCTTGCGGTGGCCGCCCCGTGCTGCGATGCGACTCTCCCCTCGCCAAGCAACAAGTGAGAATTGCGAGCGCCCGATCTGTCCTCGCACCAGAATCTCTTCGAGCACCATTGGCCCGTGATGCCATCATACAGCGCCACACCTCTCGATCTGCTCTCCTTTCTCCCTCCATAGCAAACCGCCCACGCCTCTGTGTCTCTCCTTCAAGTGGGAGAGTGAGTGAGAGCACTCGGCCGA
This window of the Podospora pseudoanserina strain CBS 124.78 chromosome 3, whole genome shotgun sequence genome carries:
- the DDI1 gene encoding DNA damage-inducible protein 1 (COG:L; MEROPS:MER0030081; EggNog:ENOG503NWPK); amino-acid sequence: MRITLTITNAETQADDQDLLSLDVYPEMTIETLRSSIQVETGHPSTSQHLYHNGKLINDNSKTLAELNVDDGDMMALHVRDIRGSTGIPTGQGEAGPSRQQAQAPSGAQDPETVRLQILGNPALRREVENSSPQWAGALDDPVRFAQIFNSQYDVERRERAERHRMIARLNEDPFDVEAQRKIEEMIRQERVMENLQNAIEHNPEVFGYVHMLYLDVEVNGHKVKALVDSGAQATIMSPSCAEACGIMRLVDRRFAGIAKGVGTANILGRVHSAQIKIGPLFLPCSFTVMEGKTVELLLGLDMLKRYQACIDLAKNALVIQGEVVPFLGEADIPRDVEEQVQKEPTAPGPAGTTIGQRTGAVTAPGAPAPGSPVPQAEAPPAAPAAVPVQPSRPQPQQQQPSPQQQQQQQQQTSRFPREHIEQLKALGASEQQAIQALEATGGNVEYAASLIFEA
- the RRP8 gene encoding 25S rRNA (adenine645-N1)-methyltransferase (BUSCO:EOG09263YBT; COG:A; EggNog:ENOG503NYW7), with protein sequence MFPVKGLSISAEKLKIETENGAVPVNAAPAPASKPARKRKRPNQQNVTADNFADLWDQVIEHKEAPKPGTKPRSKQEAKRQKTDHQPAPKHTAQAEEKSEDNTPKKAKEQKQKKKSVAPSENAEDGFNGFDDEEDKTPKPTPAAAQDTATGKKNKKDKKQQPPKVDNDAQTRATAPPPKPAAPTPAPGPKLTPLQASMREKLISARFRHLNETLYTRPSKESFSLFSTSPEMFSEYHEGFRRQVEVWPENPVDIYISDIKTRAPLRQPPKSHPALPTAIPLPRDFSTKICTIADLGCGDAKLAATLQPLLKKSKLQIHSFDLQTGGNPLVTKADIANLPLEPGTVDVVVFCLALMGTNWTDFIEEAYRILRWKGELWVAEIKSRFSSPGGSGTTQPAKVVSHSVGNRRKNNKPNAKQLVEEEAADLAELAEHVDGDVPPVQKSSSTDISAFVAALQGRGFLLNRDMGEHAVDMSNKMFVRMSFVKAAPALVGKCSDPKALEREARFKEQREVEKKLGPNASRLGKDRGFGALGGFKDRKKERETRAEVVENRKKFVGTGREQREEEERKRREMAILKPCVYKLR